The Littorina saxatilis isolate snail1 linkage group LG13, US_GU_Lsax_2.0, whole genome shotgun sequence genome contains a region encoding:
- the LOC138983830 gene encoding uncharacterized protein has translation MYHKLILKEVSPLLRATAKLPVLTRNLKNFLTDGVDGEEEMEEEEDENDEQEEGLDEEDMDDEEVDVEEQQGDGDGGMERLVDEAMKQLEETFLFKDVRPGTTILVGYEEDFYPGEVEAVIEDSLAAVNFMERCSVKQDTYKWPSRPDKATVHAKFVLACDLPMTSVNGRIWVLQNAPFYSSLYFAFHRAYFT, from the coding sequence ATGTACCACAAACTCATCCTGAAGGAGGTATCACCACTTCTGCGTGCAACGGCCAAGCTGCCTGTGCTCACTCGGAATCTCAAGAACTTTTTGACTGATGGGGTAGATGGGGAGGAGGAGatggaggaagaagaggatgaGAACGATGAGCAGGAGGAGGGCTTGGATGAAGAGGATATGGACGATGAGGAAGTCGATGTGGAGGAGCAGCAGGGAGATGGAGACGGGGGGATGGAGAGGCTGGTAGACGAGGCCATGAAACAGCTAGAGGAGACATTTCTGTTCAAGGATGTCCGTCCTGGAACAACAATCCTCGTGGGATACGAGGAGGATTTCTATCCTGGGGAAGTAGAGGCAGTCATTGAGGACAGTCTTGCTGCTGTGAACTTCATGGAGAGGTGCTCGGTCAAACAAGACACATACAAGTGGCCGTCACGACCAGACAAGGCCACCGTACATGCGAAGTTCGTGTTGGCTTGTGACCTCCCCATGACCTCTGTGAATGGCAGAATATGGGTGCTGCAGAATGCACCATTCTATTCAAGCCTGTATTTTGCCTTTCACAGAGCGTACTTTACGTAG
- the LOC138983829 gene encoding uncharacterized protein, with the protein MAKLICLIACLVAVAAAWPTGGWENSDDQMGEVKGTKEDMEKLGMLIHLEQAIRERTEKQVTPEHLKDVHKDFVKYAFARHHMEMAKKMKDAMEGKEDFMKMAFKHFMDKMAEKKDQMGGASTEMGGDNPMGGAMGMGGGKMGGEMGGEMGGEMGGAKMDPAQAMHLMTMWKLFVEFETAFMVQGNIMAMGLDEKTKRALFFETFGRFVKNSMDIKKHSDMAAKVHGLVEQSKQKAMMEREGKGDQDMKAKFMEFVKYMMSQKEGDM; encoded by the exons ATGGCCAAGCTGATCTGTCTTATCGCCTGTCTCGTGGCTGTCGCTGCTGCCTGGCCCACAGGAGGG TGGGAGAACAGTGACGATCAGATGGGGGAGGTGAAGGGTACCAAGGAAGACATGGAGAAGCTTGGCATGCTGATCCACCTGGAGCAAGCCATCAGGGAGAGGACCGAGAAGCAGGTCACCCCCGAACATCTCAAAGACGTCCACAAGGATTTCGTCAA GTACGCTTTCGCTCGTCACCACATGGAGATGGCCAAGAAGATGAAGGACGCCATGGAAGGCAAGGAGGACTTCATGAAGATGGCCTTCAAACACTTCATGGACAAGATGGCCGAGAAAAAAGATCAGATGGGCGGCGCCTCCACGGAAATGGGCGGCGACAATCCAATG GGAGGAGCTATGGGTATGGGCGGAGGCAAGATGGGAGGAGAGATGGGCGGAGAGATGGGCGGAGAGATGGGCGGAGCTAAGATGGATCCCGCCCAGGCGATGCACCTGATGACGATGTGGAAGCTGTTCGTGGAGTTCGAGACGGCCTTCATGGTGCAGGGCAACATCATGGCCATGGGGTTGGACGAGAAGACCAAGCGTGCCCTCTTCTTTGAGACTTTCGGCAG ATTCGTGAAGAACTCCATGGACATCAAGAAGCACTCGGACATGGCGGCCAAGGTCCACGGCTTGGTGGAGCAGTCCAAGCAGAAAGCcatgatggagagagagggtaaaGGTGACCAGGACATGAAGGCCAAGTTCATGGAGTTCGTCAAG TATATGATGTCACAGAAAGAAGGTGACATGTAA